A section of the Schistosoma haematobium chromosome ZW, whole genome shotgun sequence genome encodes:
- the B4GALT3_4 gene encoding Beta-1,4-galactosyltransferase 3 (EggNog:ENOG410V5NP~COG:G~CAZy:GT7), with translation MMQTFISQRICFGCSIFLFLLGSIFLYVHISRSQNIPNFLRKLPYNVTDLGNFVVSQQQECPKENPHAIGRLKIETNVPTWDSLMEKYTSSPSQRKIILSKGGTYSQPSLNPVVIHNGSISSHNYTDSLEEYVGLWRPSVCDPTEKLAVIVPYRNRDIHLRMFLGHMHAFLRNQLLMYTIFVINQDGETHFNRALLLNVGFIESKRVTNFDCFIFHDVDLLPEDDRNSYRCANQPRHLSVAVDKFNYRLPYLTIFGGAVAFTKKQFEKVGGFSNMYFGWGGEDDDLYARVVYHNYSVMRYPEEIARYRMISHKKDPNNPVNPKRNELLKDASSRFKTDGYWNANYTLLESYPAYNGLFYWVSITP, from the exons ATGATGCAAACTTTTATATCACAACGAATTTGCTTCGGTTGTTCAATTTTCTTATTCCTCCTGGGATCAATATTTTTATATGTACATATCTCCCGTTCTCAAAATATCCCGAACTTTTTGCGTAAACTCCCATATAATGTGACGGATTTGGGAAATTTT GTTGTTTCACAACAACAAGAATGTCCAAAAGAAAATCCTCATGCTA TTGGGCGTTTAAAAATCGAAACTAATGTGCCTACTTGGGATTCCTTAATGGAGAAATATACATCATCACCCTCTCAACGTAAAATTATCCTTTCAAAAGGTGGCACCTATTCACAACCCAGTTTAAACCCTGTGGTGATCCACAATGGATCTATTAGTTCCCACAATTACACCGATTCATTGGAGGAATACGTCGGATTGTGGCGTCCAAGTGTATGTGATCCAACTGAAAAGCTGGCTGTTATTGTCCCGTACCGAAATCGTGATATTCATTTGCGTATGTTTTTAGGACATATGCATGCTTTTCTGCGTAACCAACTGCTTATGTATACCATTTTCGTTATAAATCAA GACGGTGAAACTCATTTCAATCGTGCCCTCCTTCTGAATGTTGGGTTTATCGAGTCGAAACGGGTTACAAATTTTGACTGCTTCATATTTCATGATGTGGATTTATTGCCTGAAGACGATCGAAATTCATATCGTTGTGCCAACCAACCGAGACACCTATCTGTTGCTGTGGACAAGTTTAACTACCG tcTTCCTTATCTTACGATTTTCGGCGGAGCTGTGGCGTTCACCAAGAAACAGTTTGAAAAGGTTGGGGGATTTTCAAATATGTATTTTGGATGGGGTGGAGAAGATGACGACTTATACGCTAGAGTAGTCTATCATAATTACAGCGTTATGCGTTACCCTGAAGAAATCGCTCGTTACAGAATGATTAGTCATAAGAAAGACCCAAATAATCCGGTCAATCCTAAACG TAACGAACTTTTGAAGGATGCATCAAGTCGCTTTAAAACAGATGGTTACTGGAATGCGAATTATACGCTACTGGAGTCTTACCCTGCTTACAATGGCCTGTTTTACTGGGTGTCGATCACTCCATAA